The DNA region TGCTTGGAGTGCTCTTTGGGGCGCTGCCGCCGTTCGTCTTCTTTCTCGCGGTGGGCCAAGGGCAGCGCGGCGCAATGATCCCGCGGCTAACGGCGATTGTCGATGGACTGCTGCTGGCGGCGCTGCTCCTTGGCGGGACGATCCTGCTGTTTGGGCTGCGCGCTTTCGGCCGTCTCGACAGACGCTGGTTTGCGCTCCTTGCCGTGCTCTGGGCAGCGTTCGACCTCTTAACGATCGGCTTCGATGTTGAGGGCGGCGGCAGCGACCCCGTGGCGAACTACCGGCGCGAGGGAGTGGTGGCGATGCTGCGTGCCGACCCCGACCCCTTCTTCCGGATCGACAGTGAGACCGGCGTCTGGGAGGTGTGGCAGCCGGCAGCAGGACTGTATCACCGCATAGCAGAGGTGCGCGGCGTTGACAACCCGCTGATGATCGCCGCGGTTCAGCGCTACTGGGCGGAACTGGGCGGCCGCAACGGGACGCCCTACGACCTCCTCAATGTCCGCTATGTCTTGGGCAAGCCCGATGTCCGTCTCGAGCCGGCGAAGTTCGAGCGGGTCTATGCTGACGAACTGATAGCCGTCTACCGCAACCGGAGCGCACTGCCCCGCGTATGGATTGTCCCCTCCGCCGAGATCGTTCCAAGTCACGAGGCTGCATTTCGGGCGGTCCATCGTCCGGGGTTTGACCCTCGCCGGACGGTCATTCTCGAGGAGGGAGCAGCGAGAGCGGGGGGAATGGGGACAGCGGCGATCGTTGCGTCAAGCAACGCTGCCCTGACCATCGAGGCCCGCGCGCCGGAGGGCGGCTATCTTGTGCTGAGCGAAACGTTCTACCCCGGCTGGGAAGCGACCATCGCGGGCCAGCCGGCGGCAGTGCTGCGCGCAAACTACCTCTTTCGGGCGGTGTGGCTGCCCCCCGGCGATCACCGGGTCGAGCTGCGCTACCGGCCGGCGCCGCTGGCGTGGGGGGCGCTCCTCAGCGGCGGCACCGCGCTCATGCTCCTCGCGCTCTGGATCGCAGCGCTGGCGCGCCGGCGCGCGGTCTAATGGAACTCTAACCCTCCTCTAACAGCGGTCAAATCTGTCAGTAGCACACAATACCCTCGGTCTCGACGAACTACAGCGGCCAGGTTGCGGCCGCGACGTTGATGAGGAGGATTGTAGCCGTGCCGGCGAAGCAGCTTATTTTCGACGAAAGCGCGCGTCGGGCGCTCAAGAACGGGATCGATATCGTCGCAGAAGCGGTGAAGGCCACGCTTGGGCCGCGGGGCCGAAACGTCGCCCTCGACAAGAAGTGGGGCGCTCCGACAGTGACGCATGACGGTGTCACTGTGGCGAAGGAGATTGAACTCGAAGACCCCTTCGAGAACATGGGCGCGCAGCTGATCAAGCAAGCGGCGTCGAAGACCCAAGACGTCGCCGGTGATGGGACGACGACCGCGACGGTGATCGCCCAAGCGATCGTCCACGAAGGGCTGAAGAACGTTGCTGCCGGCGCCAACCCCATGCTGCTGAAGCGTGGGCTGGAAAAGGCGGTTGAGGCGGTCGTCGAGGAGATTAAGCGTCAGGCCACGCCGCTGAAGGGGCGAGAGGATATCGCTCATGTGGCGACTATCTCCGCGGCCGACCCCACGATCGGCGAGCTGATCGCTGAGGTGATGGACAAGGTCGGCAAGGATGGCGTGGTCACCGTTGAGGAAGGGAAGAGCCTCAATCTCGAGGTGGAATACACCGAAGGGATGGAGTTTGACCGAGGCTACATCAGCCCCTATTTCATCACCAACCCCGACCGGCAGGAAGCTGTTCTCGAGGACCCCTACATTCTGATCACCGATAAGAAGGTGTCCTCGGTCCAAGACCTGCTTCCCATCCTTGAGAAGGTGATCCAAAGCGGCAACAAGAACATCGTTGTTATCGCCGAGGATGTCGACGGGGAGGCGCTTGCGACGCTTGTCGTCAACAAGCTGCGCGGGACGCTCAACGCGCTGGCGGTCAAAGCGCCGGCCTATGGCGATCGCCGCAAGGAGATGCTGAAGGACATCGCGATCCTAACCGGCGGGCAGGTGATAAGCGAGGAGACCGGGCGCAAGCTGGAGAACGCCACCCTGGCAGATCTTGGCCGCGCGCGCCGCGTGATCGCGGATAAGGACAACACCACGATCGTTGAGGGCGCGGGGAAGCAGAGCGACATCGACGCCCGTATCAAGGCGATCAAGGCCCAGATCGAAGAGACGACGTCGGATTTCGACCGCGAGAAGCTGCAGGAGCGACTGGCGAAGCTGTCTGGCGGCGTTGCGGTTATCAAGGTCGGCGCAGCCTCTGAGGTGGAGGCGAAGAACCGCAAGAGCCGCGTCGAGGATGCGCTGGCGGCAACCCGCGCGGCGATCGAAGAAGGAATCGTGCCGGGCGGCGGCGTTGCACTGCTGAATGCCGCGAAGGCGCTTGACAATCTGAAGCTCGAAGGCGACGAGCAGGTTGGCGTTTCGATCCTGCGCCGTGCCCTTGAAGAGCCGCTGCGCCAGATCGTCGCCAACGCTGGGCTGGAAGGCTCGGTGGTTGTCGAGGCGATCCGCCGTGAGCACGCTGCCGGGAAGTCGCTGAACTGGGGCTTCGAT from Dehalococcoidia bacterium includes:
- the groL gene encoding chaperonin GroEL (60 kDa chaperone family; promotes refolding of misfolded polypeptides especially under stressful conditions; forms two stacked rings of heptamers to form a barrel-shaped 14mer; ends can be capped by GroES; misfolded proteins enter the barrel where they are refolded when GroES binds), yielding MRRIVAVPAKQLIFDESARRALKNGIDIVAEAVKATLGPRGRNVALDKKWGAPTVTHDGVTVAKEIELEDPFENMGAQLIKQAASKTQDVAGDGTTTATVIAQAIVHEGLKNVAAGANPMLLKRGLEKAVEAVVEEIKRQATPLKGREDIAHVATISAADPTIGELIAEVMDKVGKDGVVTVEEGKSLNLEVEYTEGMEFDRGYISPYFITNPDRQEAVLEDPYILITDKKVSSVQDLLPILEKVIQSGNKNIVVIAEDVDGEALATLVVNKLRGTLNALAVKAPAYGDRRKEMLKDIAILTGGQVISEETGRKLENATLADLGRARRVIADKDNTTIVEGAGKQSDIDARIKAIKAQIEETTSDFDREKLQERLAKLSGGVAVIKVGAASEVEAKNRKSRVEDALAATRAAIEEGIVPGGGVALLNAAKALDNLKLEGDEQVGVSILRRALEEPLRQIVANAGLEGSVVVEAIRREHAAGKSLNWGFDVQREQYCDLVEAGIIDPAKVTRSALENGASIAGMILTTEALVTEVKEKERQPAPSVPEY